One Triticum dicoccoides isolate Atlit2015 ecotype Zavitan chromosome 3B, WEW_v2.0, whole genome shotgun sequence genomic window, CTGTTTCACCACAAAGCTCAGCCAAACTGGTGTTATGAGGGTTAGTCAATATTGTATCATCACAATTATTTCCCCGTTGATCAGTGCCGGTTAGATGAGATGGGAGAAGAAGGATTTCTTGACGTAGGATGGCGCCGGCGTTTGGATGTAGATCAGAGAAGGGGAATTTTGTCTCATCAAAAACTACATCGCGAGAAATATATACTCGACCAGTAGAGACATCAAGGCACTTGACACCTTTGTATTGAGCACTATACCCTATGAACACACACTGTTTGGACCGAAACATGAGTTTACGCTTGTTGTATGGGCACAAATTTGGCCAACAGGCACACCCAAACACACGAAGCGTGGTATAGTCAGGTTTGGTGTGAAGGAGACGTTCCATAGGCGTTTCATTATTAATGACATGACTAGGTAACATGTTTATGATATGCACAGCTGTGAGAAAAGCCTCATCCCAGAATTTCAAGGGCATAGATGCGCCGGCTAAAAGAGAGAGACCAACCTCTACTATATGACGGTGTTTGCATTCAGCAGACCCGttctgttgatgagcatgaggGCATGACACGTGGTGAGAAATACCAAGTTTTTGGAAGAAGGAATTTAACTTTTCGTATTCCCCTCCCCAGTCGGATTGGACAGCAATGATCTTGCTATCAAATTTTCTTTCAACGAGtgcttggaaattttgaaatacttgAAAAACATCGGATCGCTTTTTAAGAAGATAGATCCAAGAGAATTTGCTATAGTCATCGATGAAACTTACATAGTAAGTGTGTCTACCCACGGAAGAGggggcaggaccccaaacatcagagaaaATAAGCTGCAGTGGTTTGGTAGAAACACTCATAGAAATGGGATATGGCAACTGATGACTTTTAGCTCTTTGACAAGAATCACAAACTGTTTCAACATTACGCTCTCCAACATATGGGAGCTTATTTTTTCTAAGCACTCGTTCTACTAAAGAAAAAGATGCATGCCCTAGACGATCATGCCACCGGGTTGAAGATAACTTGGTGACCGCACATGCTGTTTTATTGAATCTCCTAAGCTCGGGAATCAACGGATATAGtcctcgaacacatctacctcgatagaggatTTTCTTCGTGACCTGATCTTGAATCAAAAAGAAATAAGGGTGAAACTCGAGGAAGACATGGTTATCAATGGCAATGCGATGAACTGAAAGGAGATTCATGGAGGCTCTAGGGACATGCAATATTTTTCTAAGATGGATTTTTCGATGAGGGGTTTTAATAATTGAGTGACCAATATGACTTATTCTCATACCTTCTCTGTTTGCGGCATGGACTTGTTCCGGGACGCGGTATTTCTCCCTCATGGTGACCTTCTCTAACTCGCCGGTGATGTGGTTGGTAGCACCACTGTCAACATACCAGTTGGTGTCGACTCCGTACGAGGCCTCTGCCCCGCCAGCAACCTTTTCATCTTGAGAGGAGTCGTCATCCTCTTTGAAGCGATACCAACAATCCTTCGCTGAGTGCCCCGGTTTGCCACAGATTTGGCACCGGATGGTGTCAGGGCGTGACCTGGGGGAGTTGCGGCGGCCCTTGGAGTTGGTGTAGGAGGGCCGCCCGCTGCCGTTGTTGTTGCCGGGGCCGCGGAAGTTGCTGTTGTTGGCGTTGGCGCTGTTGCCGGTCTTGCTCTTCCGCGGTGGCCCACGGTAGCGtgatccgccgccgccaccaccaccacggccGTGAGTGGCGGCATTGGCCGACGACTTGAAGCCGCCGTTTCCCTGGAAGAGTGCAACACGCTGGTCGAAGCTGCTCATCTGGGAGAAGAGTTCGTCGATGGTGACCGGTTGTGTGCGTGCGTCGAGGGCGGAGACGAGGGGCTGGTACTCCATGTCGAGGCCAGCGAGGATGTAGGAGATCAGCTCGCCGTCTTGAAGAGGCTTGCCCGCAGCAGCAAGCTCATCCACAAGCGACCGCATGTATGCGAAGTACGTCGCCACAGATTGCGTTCCCTTCTGTGCATGAGAGAGCGTGATGCGGATGTTGTTTACCCTAGACAGCGACTGCGAGGAAAACATCCCTGCTAGTGCTGCCCAGAGCTCATGCGCATGATCGATGGAGGTGACCTGCACTAGTACTTATTTGGTCGGGTTGTTCAACAGATAGCCCAATACATGTTGATCTTCTCGGATCCAAACCGAGTGGAGAGGATTGGGAATTGTTTCTTCTTTCCCATCCTTGTCCTTGGTGACGACGTGCTTGGCCGGCTCTGGCGTGGTTCCATCCACGTATCCGAAGAAGCCGGCTCCTCTGATCTGCGGGGTGATTTGGGTGCGCCAGAGGACGTAGTTTGTGCGGGATAGCCTCTCGGTGACCTGGCCCGAGAGGTTGGAGTTGGCTGCGGCAGAGGAGGACATGGCGGCGAGCTTTGGTGGAAGGAAAAACCTAGCGAACTAGATGTAATGGAAAAGAggggctctgtataccatgtgcgaTAGGCAGGAAGCGTCGTACCCTGTTCGGGGCTGCGCCTTCGTGTTATATAGCAGGGGCTTATCCCTGGATATGCATACAAGTAGTTGGAGAGATTACATCTTGGAGGACAAGGAAAGAATAAGAGATAGAGATAAACACATTCGGTTTGGAGAGAATCTAAACTATCTCCTAACTATCCTGTACCGAAGCCTACGTGACCTATGCCATCGTGACATGATGTTTAACAATGCGAATAAAATTAAGATTGACTTGGTTTCCTTCAGTATGTGGATATCCCGTTTCCTTCGCCGAACAAAGATGAGGTTCTTATAAAGATTGAAGCAGCAAGCATAAGTCCAGCGGATtggaatatccagaaagggttgctACGTCCTTTCGTTCCTAAGTTCCCGTTTATTCCAGGTATTCACATATAAATTATTTAGTATCATGAACACGATTATCCGGATTTTCAGAAATAGATTTCTTGTATGCCAGACTTTGGCTTTTGTGGTGACCTTGAGGTAGTAATTCATGACTGGTCAAATCTATGCAATAATACTGCGTTCTTTTGGCAGGGAGCATATCTAATTTTGTTGTTAATTAGAAAACGAAAGATTTGTGTACACTTTGTTATCATAAAATGGCAATCTAACCACTCATTTCCCTACCGACCAATGAAACAGTAACCGATGTTGCTGGAGAGGTTGTTGAGGTAGGCCCTGCGGTTACAGAATTGAAAGTCGGTGACAAAGTTGTGTCCAAATTAGTCTTCTGGGTAATTCAAAAGTCCCAATTTTAACAATTCATTTTATGTTATTGTACATATCCATATCCATCATTCATGACATAAGGTATGTAATTACAGAAATCTGGTGGCCTTGCTGAGTACGTTGCGGCATCCGAGAGCATCACCATCGCCCGCCCTGCCGGAATATCCGCTGCTGATGCCGCAGGGCTGCCCCTCGCCGGCTTCACTGCTCTGCAGGCCCTGAGGGCCATTGGGACCAAGTTTGACGCCACGGGCAGCGGCAGCAACATCCTGATCACCGCGGGATCAGGCGGCATCGGCACTTACGCTGTTCAGCTCGCCAAGCTCGGAAACCACAACGTCACCGCCACCTGCGGTGCACGCAACCTGGAGGTCATCGCGAACATCGGCGCCGATGAGCTGCTTGACTATAAGATCCCCGAAGGTGCGGCACTGAAAAATTCTTCGGGCAAGAAGTATGACTACATTGTGAACATCACGAGCAATGGCAAGTGGTCGACCTTCAAGCCGGCCCTCAACTGCCCTGGCAGAGTTGTCGACATAGCTTCCAACTTTTGGAACTTCGTAGCATCAATCCTGACATTTTTCTCCAAGAAGAAGCTATCCATTATGATCGCATCCATGGAGAAGGAGGACCTGAGGTTCCTGCTTGACCTGATGAAGGAAGGGAAGCTCAAGACGGTCGTCGACTCACGGCACCCTTTTGAGAAGGTAGCCGATGCGTGGGAGAAGAGCATGAGCGGGCACGCCACGGGAAAGGTCATAGTTGAGATGTGAACTTCATGCATATGCACCTTTATTGTAAACTAGAGTAGTAGCATGTGTGCATGGAGCAAACAACACTTtaatcatctactccctccgtttctaaatataagccttttttgaaatttcaatataaactacgtacggatgtatatatacatattttagagtgtagattcactcattttgctccgtatgtagtccatagtggaatctctaaaaagacataaatttaggaacggagggagtattactttaTCTTGTATAAGTTCATATGGTGTAAGAGTACAGTCTTGTAGGCCCTGCGGTTACTCATTTCCATATTTATTACTATTACTACTATAGTTTTTTGCATTGTAATAAAATAGCAAACCAAACCTAGAGAATCCAATAAATTTTAGGCATGAAGTTTAGCTTGCTAGACCAACATAATTTGTTATAAAACTTGTATCAGAGTTTACATCAACCGCCTATCCTTTGATTTAGTAAAAGTTTCATGATGGGACTATTTGTCAACAATTTTTTCGTGTCCACATCTCATAATTTTGTTTGCCACTTCTACTATGTGCTTCATAACCGACAACTGAGACACGAATAGATTTATATTATCGCTGGTACTTGGCTTACATATTGATGTGCAATTTACTGTCCTACCGCCTGCATCACCTTAAGCTATGCAATAGGAAACCAAAATGACAATTAAGTTTACATGAattgtattattattttttaatctGGTATTATTTTCGCCCTCAATAACAATAAAACATTGGTTTAAAGTCATGCTTCCTGTGAAAACTAGAAAAGTCTGCTCGACCTCTATGAATTGTGAGGTCGGGATAAGTTTGAACACACTACCAGTATAGTCAAAGTTATGTGAAACCTCTTTGAAAATTCTTCGTAAAACAGTTTGAAATGTCTGAATTTGATGGAATGTGTGAAACTGAAGAAACTAACTCTGTATCATTTCAATAAAATCTCAATTTTTATTCATAGAAGTTCTAGTGATATTTCACAAATCAGTAAGATTCACTCATATCAACAGATTTACAGTTATTCAAATATCAAATAACAGTAATATTTCAAACATAGTCTCACAATTGTTGGCTTGTTCCCTCTGAAATTAACATTTCTCTCCAATAATGTTagtaatatgccctggaggcaatcagAGATATGATTAGTATTATTTTGCATCCGTGATTTACTAAACATCCCTTGAATAATGTAATTTATATTAATttgcaagtatgtgacttgtttatgAAACTCTACGCCTGAGTGATTATTCTAAAGTAATTCTTGGTCGATAACAGATAAAGCATCTATTCATATTAGACTATCACAGTTTCTCAGCTGTTATTATCTTTTATCGAACAAATCATGTCCAAGGGTGTTGTGCTGATTATACAAATTATTATACCGAAAGAAAAAGCTTTGATTGGATTTTCTATACGGAATTCTCCGGCCGCTGCC contains:
- the LOC119282434 gene encoding chloroplast envelope quinone oxidoreductase homolog, whose protein sequence is MATAGTKPSTMRAVQYTGYGGGAAALKKSGGLAEYVAASESITIARPAGISAADAAGLPLAGFTALQALRAIGTKFDATGSGSNILITAGSGGIGTYAVQLAKLGNHNVTATCGARNLEVIANIGADELLDYKIPEGAALKNSSGKKYDYIVNITSNGKWSTFKPALNCPGRVVDIASNFWNFVASILTFFSKKKLSIMIASMEKEDLRFLLDLMKEGKLKTVVDSRHPFEKVADAWEKSMSGHATGKVIVEM